GATCCCTCAATTTcgttttctgttgttgttgttgttgttcatgttgttgttgttttttttttttgtctccattTCCCACTGGTACACTGTCTTGTTGTAATGTAGTTCTATACCATCAGATTTTTGTTTCAGGGGTGATATTCGTACTACGAatacacaatacacaaacacacacaaaggaaacacacacaccataaTATACGTATTGCCTTGATAtcaatttaaatcaaatcatacattatatatatatatatatatatatatatatatataattaaatatatatatatatgtatatactcttaaaaaaatcgagtgaaaatattcactcttgaaggagtgaatacaaaaaagagtgaatactctaaattcactctttttttgtattcactccttaaagagtgaaaattttcactcgatttttttagagagtacatatatatatatacatataaatatatatatatatatatatatatatatatttataatcatAAAGGCCTATATGTAATATATCTAATATGTATGATATACttaatatataggcctatacaatagTTTACATCTATGCAAAGTATAATGCATATGTGAATGGGATATAATATATAGAccggagagagaagagagaaaacaaaagagaaaggtTTTGACACTTTAAAAaattgtgggtttttttgtgtgtagatCGCCATGGTGCCCGTAGCAGGACCGACGACTGGTCAGCCCCCGATGGCCATTACTGCCCAGCCCACGCCCGGAAACTCGGCCTACCATGTAACCGTCGAGAGTGCGGAGGAGTGGCGGCGAAAGGAGGAAGAGAGACGGcgaaaggaggaggagaaacGGGAGGAGAGAGTAGATGACGTCGTAGACGCCTTTGTATATGGAGCAGGTTCCCACTATCACGCTGGAACAAGGTACCGTGGTGGCACTTGCAGAATCTTTGAGAGAAACTCCACTTCGTGTTCTCGTTCAGAAGTAGaatcttgattttgatttgatttgattttattggttcgtgtttttttttttattgcacatGCGTGTACACACATATATCATTGGTAGCGTAAAATACATAAGTTGAGTACAAAGTGCATTGTAATTTTGAATCCATTAGACTTGAAGCGTGCAAACTGCATGGAGAAGAAAAGTTCCTTTTACTGCtgtgaggggcacagttaaagttatgggcccaaggtgatgtgaaaaccataactatgcccgaaaCGAAGCATAGGGCATAGTTATGGATTTCACATCGCCGAGGGcctttaactgtgccccgaatatcaggctgtcattatttgttttatataccgaaaatatagactccgaaatatagataccgaaaatatagattctagtctctgttacagcactcgtaatcaatgctgatcgacagcgcggcggtcgtatcattggtgcgtgcatttatgagtgatctatgtgtacggggttgcgactgtctccaaacctatttacatGGCGCAGTTGATTCTATGccccgggcacagtaaatcatgacgtcattttgatcaaaaatggggcacagctattttcatgactccacttttaaccaatcagatgagaggatatTATGAGGtgtataatatgaaatatagCACACAGAAGAACAGAAGTATCTTTGAATAGTACTATGAAACAAAGAGCAAGTCGAGTCTCTGATATAAACAAATCTAGAGTCGTTCCTCCTTTAAAAGATTAGGACGACACGCAAACGTGCTCCCAATCATACACCCCATAATTGCACTAAAATGTAAAACTGTCATGGAAAAGTGAATCAGAGGTGAAAAAATTCCCAAAATAAAAATAGCAATTAAGGTAATGGTGTCAGAGGAATAAAAATGCAGAGATAAAGTATGtccgaaatgaaatatgtcAAATGTTAGAAATATCACAGATATAAGAATGCATTAGATGAGAATGTCGGGGATAAGATATCAGAGATATAACTGCAAAGAGGTAAAATATCCATAACGAAAAATAATGCTAGAGGTAACATAATGTTTAAGGTACGAatgcgagagaaaaaaaaaatgttagaagttAAAATGCCAAAGGTAGGACTGtcaaatgtgaaaatgtcatggataaaaaaatgcatgagttaAAATCTATGTCTTGTTCTTTCccactctctccctcccctGCTGTCTACTGACACATCTTTCTCGATTGGGTCATgcagtaacaacaataatgcTGACGATTGTAACGTGTGTTGCCTTTTAAGTTTTTGCTTCGgtggtgacgatgatgacgacggCGATGGATGCTGTGGGGTAAGAAGGCTTCTTTCTTCCGAGTACTCTAGGTGCCATGGCTAATAATCTcccttgtttgtttattgtttcattttccatctgagaagagggctggatagcccatattatTATTCAGTTGAACTatgctggtcttccatgggtccagttgggtgtgaggtgggaccactgcACTGGGTTTAACATCCTGTTCTATaccatgaataaatgaagcgggatcttttagtTGTGAtcctctcacacacgggaccttcATCTTATGTCccatccgagggacagagtgtttctCCACTTACtatagaggggacggtatgattacacacaacattgctcagttagTTGCCCTTGGAAACCTTGTAAGGCCTGTCCAAATCCTGTGGATGTCTACAAATCTCGCAGGCAACTGGTTAATCTTGACATGGATATTTCTTTCCGAGCTCTTTTCTATTAACCCGTAACCAAGGGAAAATCATGTGAGGCCTTCGCAGAGTCTTTATTAAAGAGAATTCAGAATCTCAGATTCAACAGACGATGTCTGTGGTTGATGCTACTTTTCATTAGCGAACACCTTCTGGACTTTTCCCCCACCCATCATTCCGTCGATGACATCGTAGGAAACCACAGAACAATGCTTCAGCTTTCTATGCTTCTTCTGTTCCTCTGTCTTTATCTTCACCCCCTTTTCCTCTGAACACACATAACTTTCTTGTATAGTTCCGACTGTGAAGCTTTATATTATTCCCCTGCATCCTTCTCCACACCAAAATTCTTTCAATTCCTTAAACCAGTCTTAAAATATATGGACTTACAGGGCAGGAGATATATCGAAAAGATGAAGTTGTCTGAGAGGACACACAAATATCATATAGGTTAATTTGGAACCTCGGTACATTTTCAAATTATATGGCAGCAGTTTATGACCTGTAACTGTATAATGATTAGCATTTTTGCTAACAAACATTCACCAATCTCCCCTAAAAATACTGTTGTTAATTGTCGGGAGGTtaccatttcttttctcttctgcGAGTACATCTTGTaaatgcaaattgatttgtCAGATCACTACTTATGCATATAGTATTGAAATGcggtggacaaaaaaaaaaaggaaatcctCGCTTGACGTCATAATTCTCAAGTGCATCATGGTTATTTATAGTAATACGACAGGCACCGTGCAAATTATATGGTGGCGCACAACGTAtacagactgaaaaaaaaacgcGCACCATTTGAGCTGGAGTTAATTATTAACTTTGTGAAACATGAGGAAATAAGCGAATCATATTTGCATCAAGCAAATATTCAGCGTAATATAATTTCAACTCGAGCGTCAGAGCCCGTGTATATGTATAAAAACCCATCAAAAGACATTTGGCTTTCCATTCTTACAGCCAGAATATAGACAGTAGCAAGTGATAATACCTTACACAGAAAATACAGAGAAGCAAAACCACTGCCGGATCtgcattttcactttcaagtccatctttgattttgtataaaTGTTATCTCTGTTGGCTCTTATCACAATCACTCTTCagtattcattgattttgctTGTTCACACAAGAAATATGAGGGAATTTGCATATCTAACGCTTCAATAAATGAGGCAGCATATCGTCAACATTCAATGCCAGTAATAAATTGGGGCTTACGTGACGAACCCAGTTCGTTTTGATATATTtacctctctccctctctatccttctcctctcccttctctctctctctctctctctgtcactcCCTTGTGCCCTTTCgtctacaacaacaacaacaacaacaacaataataataataataataataataataataataataataataataataatagtggcctcTTATAAAGCGCTGAGGTCCATCAATaatgatgctcatggcgctcTTACATAACCAGCATGAACAGTACATAATAAAACAATATCATATCTTAGTCAATATCTGACGTTGTTTACACCAGACTGCTGCCGGGGTTGGGCGTATGGATTttttaaagttaaaaaaaaaaaaaaacaacaacacacacacacacacaaaaaaaaaaaaaaaaaacccagatagGTTTGATTTCCCTCATTCTTTAATCTATGCATTATGATGCGTCATCTATTTTCTTTACCAAATCTGTCTGGACAATGCATATCGGAGATTGATTTTGAGTGAGGCAAAGTGTGacaacaaacattttcatgtttacAGAAAaagacctggggcccgttgcataaaacttaccgttgaatttcaatggtaactacagtcaaaattaggcgtcacagccaatcagcatcaaggattataaaatttaccgctaatttgaagacttaccgctagaaaggagcggtaagtccagcggtaagggttttatgcaacagggccctgcaTGGTTTGATTAACGGACCAGCCTAATACTGAATAAAAGATGAAATGGTAAATCCAGTATTTTTAAtgttgaatttaacatttacGATAGTTTCGAGGAGCGACAACTTTGACCAAAAATTGACGTTGTtggatttaccatttcatttttgtagacTGAAGATAAAGTAGATATTGTCATCTCTCTTTCTGGTAGAACGGATAGATCATGATTATGTAGAGAGTATTACGAATTGTTTGTGAGGCCTCTATTATAAAGATGTTTAATGTAATGTTGTCATATGCGATGCAGTTAATGCATCAATCAAGGGGCTGC
The DNA window shown above is from Diadema setosum chromosome 14, eeDiaSeto1, whole genome shotgun sequence and carries:
- the LOC140237846 gene encoding uncharacterized protein → MAAYGSQPSQSTGQLPYPENPAIGVEQIAMVPVAGPTTGQPPMAITAQPTPGNSAYHVTVESAEEWRRKEEERRRKEEEKREERVDDVVDAFVYGAGSHYHAGTSNNNNADDCNVCCLLSFCFGGDDDDDGDGCCGDCDCDCDCDCGDD